One region of Halohasta litchfieldiae genomic DNA includes:
- a CDS encoding coiled-coil domain-containing protein, producing MSETVASSNTDELLDLIRKDEGIISTHTASDLEDSAESVEEKYRTYAETHISLGDTSGFEQSVYDSLTENESSTKGYLYGPFGYGKTSTSVSIWHKLNQNEIIAVPPFTVSSFSDIMRATYGWMHYKLRTEAPPYVDKLEDIRKSYLEKEIRSYAEEKKDAHDVGVDKLVTMFEEMERTGELDLSINADTLIDFFDECTKLATDAGFEGLVVLGDELQQYFKSADNRQDAEANFRDLIWDIHSGAQIDNKFGFFVSMPAQTKSSLDTRAGDVLNRLESDNLMLNLENVYGQDFPAELWNEYASRFAFEDQQYDVITSHALNAIGQICSRPELSNGPRTVIDLFRIALQKYQTSRDAFTALDLAEAFYNGEVRFQGSSTIIQSAIGDALDHSSVATDEQKTFILLCAVFPEQGIPEAAVEEYGLIDARRHLSKKLHGEVIKVIDEGYTLIDVTRSDGPQDVVRELIRDFWSEYDTDHPNAEYAHNALANRLVGGEIFKPQRGKLEGWGVGDGLDKEAPQVYRKHGMIGTFDPTYPKRSATVSVTDPAHEDNVVGSANIGPGEADNDIAFNFVLGWEKADETVDPHIRRDSSREFTFMLNGRKTFEELPNGIEFLRDAMDPKAVNPFLMLALVDYLDTTDRDLDPQQQQRIESFQNSLLKQAIQTLFGEELIGNAPFKIRRAGKMAVSTVFREAMQDLYPDYSTLITSTQYESVMGDYLDFLDSLQTVSLCRGIESLKQPKDEVAQRFGLKNTSPFDGRIKKHYSDLLTVENSDKDEYEVRTTLHPFEQFIVDELESGDREEFPLEEIQQTGYNKGYKTEELDLIFEFLSRRRIVGLDEDDSLVLLETDYSIAQVEEILTTGRDLLTKIKKLDQDAVPDGVETAFSEVESVLEETNPEDGERLETLYYHAKEQVEGLEQQGEILYTRHHQACQDLKNRIERKSRQIVPNHLDNTIEGGVQFVGGVNDARSSIRGEYTDINNKLTETATNLEGTLKTQNGTGIEGAVELSKKQKEAESELESVDEEIEKLEEDAEKLKDWKAFTAQVAGVKEEITDYARTFDEGTVEEEDEINRFISQISERFAEDPVGALDNLEGFKENLDRIESQYKSKRKEHQKVFDEKRERLKEILQEATDGKARGLRSANFSIRNPEESRRNLLEEFKDTYKKSVLGRAEENIEDARREIEYARVVGIEKTVDANHNEVEERILTAESTLQSLRSELDQFSFTDIGDVTNLGTGGGDLVETTEKINEDAKEFRYEQEPDGETIEETLKRIEDHRRVDFKDLLMEYHDNGDTIDPEELLDRIQRLFVLNQIDIEISQRRGR from the coding sequence ATGAGCGAAACAGTAGCTTCATCAAACACTGACGAACTGCTTGACCTGATTAGAAAAGACGAGGGGATCATTTCCACTCACACAGCAAGTGATCTTGAGGACTCTGCCGAATCCGTTGAAGAAAAATATCGGACGTATGCAGAGACACACATCTCACTTGGCGATACGAGTGGGTTCGAGCAAAGCGTATATGATTCCCTCACGGAAAATGAAAGTTCTACGAAAGGCTACCTCTACGGGCCGTTTGGGTATGGAAAAACAAGCACGTCAGTGAGCATTTGGCACAAGCTAAATCAAAACGAGATCATTGCTGTTCCTCCGTTTACTGTTAGTTCATTCTCGGATATAATGCGGGCAACATATGGGTGGATGCATTATAAATTACGGACTGAGGCTCCACCTTATGTTGATAAGTTGGAAGATATTCGCAAGTCGTATCTAGAAAAAGAGATTCGTAGCTATGCTGAAGAAAAAAAGGACGCCCATGATGTCGGTGTCGATAAGCTGGTCACAATGTTCGAGGAGATGGAACGGACTGGTGAACTTGACCTCAGCATTAATGCGGATACGCTAATTGACTTCTTTGATGAATGTACGAAATTAGCCACCGATGCAGGTTTCGAGGGACTTGTGGTTCTTGGAGATGAACTTCAACAGTACTTCAAGAGTGCAGATAACCGACAGGACGCAGAAGCAAACTTTCGTGACCTGATATGGGACATTCATTCTGGAGCTCAGATAGATAATAAATTCGGATTCTTTGTCTCAATGCCTGCTCAAACTAAGAGTAGTCTAGATACGCGAGCAGGGGACGTTCTCAACCGATTAGAGAGCGATAACTTGATGCTCAATTTAGAAAATGTCTACGGGCAAGATTTCCCCGCTGAGTTGTGGAACGAGTACGCTTCACGGTTTGCTTTTGAGGATCAACAGTATGATGTAATTACTAGTCATGCTCTCAATGCAATAGGCCAGATTTGTTCTCGACCAGAACTCAGCAATGGTCCGCGAACGGTTATCGATCTTTTCCGAATCGCACTTCAAAAATACCAAACTAGCCGTGATGCCTTCACCGCACTTGACCTTGCAGAGGCATTCTATAATGGTGAAGTACGTTTCCAGGGCAGTTCGACCATTATCCAATCCGCCATTGGCGATGCCCTCGATCACTCTTCAGTCGCAACTGATGAACAAAAGACGTTTATTTTGCTCTGTGCAGTTTTCCCTGAACAAGGGATTCCTGAAGCTGCTGTTGAAGAGTATGGGCTTATTGATGCCCGGAGGCACCTTTCAAAAAAGCTGCATGGGGAAGTTATCAAAGTTATCGATGAAGGCTATACACTCATTGACGTTACACGCAGCGATGGGCCACAAGATGTTGTGCGAGAGTTGATTCGTGACTTCTGGAGCGAATATGATACGGATCATCCCAACGCAGAATACGCTCACAATGCACTAGCAAACCGCCTTGTTGGTGGTGAGATCTTCAAGCCCCAGCGCGGGAAACTTGAGGGTTGGGGTGTTGGTGATGGGCTCGACAAGGAGGCACCACAAGTCTATAGAAAGCATGGGATGATCGGCACGTTTGATCCAACCTATCCCAAGCGTAGCGCGACGGTCTCAGTTACCGATCCAGCTCATGAGGATAACGTCGTTGGTTCGGCTAATATCGGCCCCGGTGAAGCCGATAATGACATCGCATTCAATTTCGTCCTCGGATGGGAGAAAGCTGATGAAACGGTTGATCCGCACATTCGGCGGGACTCTTCACGGGAATTCACGTTCATGCTGAATGGGCGCAAGACGTTTGAGGAACTACCAAATGGGATCGAATTCCTTCGGGATGCGATGGATCCAAAAGCAGTCAATCCGTTCCTGATGCTGGCTTTAGTCGACTACCTCGATACCACAGACAGAGATCTTGATCCGCAACAGCAACAACGTATCGAGTCGTTCCAAAATAGCCTCCTCAAGCAGGCTATTCAAACGCTATTTGGAGAAGAATTAATTGGCAACGCTCCATTCAAAATTCGCCGTGCAGGAAAAATGGCAGTCAGTACTGTATTTAGAGAAGCAATGCAAGATCTCTATCCCGATTACAGCACACTCATCACTAGTACACAGTACGAGTCAGTGATGGGTGATTATCTGGACTTCCTAGATTCCTTACAAACTGTATCACTCTGTCGTGGAATAGAGTCTCTTAAACAACCCAAAGATGAGGTAGCTCAACGGTTTGGTCTCAAGAATACGTCTCCCTTCGATGGACGCATTAAGAAACATTACTCTGATCTTCTTACTGTCGAAAATTCGGATAAAGACGAATATGAGGTACGAACGACACTACACCCGTTCGAACAGTTCATTGTAGATGAGTTGGAGTCGGGAGACCGGGAAGAATTCCCACTTGAAGAAATTCAGCAAACTGGATATAATAAGGGCTACAAAACGGAAGAACTGGACCTCATATTTGAATTCCTCTCTCGCCGGCGCATTGTTGGATTAGATGAAGATGACTCCTTGGTCCTGCTTGAAACCGACTATTCGATTGCACAAGTCGAGGAGATTCTTACTACTGGACGAGACCTACTAACGAAAATCAAAAAGTTAGATCAGGATGCGGTTCCTGACGGTGTAGAAACAGCGTTTAGTGAGGTTGAGAGTGTTCTTGAGGAGACCAATCCAGAAGATGGAGAACGGCTAGAGACGCTGTATTATCACGCAAAAGAACAGGTGGAGGGGTTAGAACAACAGGGAGAAATACTCTACACACGTCATCACCAGGCATGTCAGGATCTTAAAAACCGGATTGAAAGAAAGTCACGTCAGATTGTACCAAACCATCTTGACAACACAATTGAAGGCGGAGTCCAGTTCGTTGGAGGAGTTAACGACGCACGTTCGTCAATCCGTGGCGAGTATACTGATATTAATAATAAGTTAACTGAAACTGCCACTAACCTAGAGGGCACCCTCAAGACTCAAAATGGAACTGGGATCGAAGGCGCAGTAGAACTATCCAAGAAGCAAAAAGAGGCGGAATCAGAGTTAGAATCGGTTGATGAGGAGATCGAGAAGCTTGAAGAAGATGCTGAGAAGCTCAAGGATTGGAAAGCGTTCACGGCTCAAGTTGCGGGAGTCAAAGAGGAAATTACGGACTACGCAAGAACATTTGATGAAGGTACTGTAGAAGAAGAGGATGAGATCAACCGGTTTATCTCACAAATATCAGAGCGGTTCGCTGAAGATCCAGTCGGTGCTCTTGATAACCTAGAAGGATTTAAAGAGAATCTAGATCGAATCGAGAGCCAATATAAAAGCAAGCGAAAAGAACATCAGAAGGTCTTCGATGAGAAGCGCGAACGGCTGAAAGAGATTCTCCAAGAGGCAACTGATGGCAAAGCACGTGGACTACGTTCAGCCAATTTCAGCATTCGAAACCCAGAGGAATCACGTCGAAACCTGCTAGAGGAGTTCAAAGACACATATAAAAAGAGCGTATTGGGACGAGCAGAAGAAAACATCGAGGATGCCCGTCGTGAAATTGAGTATGCTCGTGTCGTCGGAATAGAAAAGACAGTCGATGCTAACCATAACGAGGTTGAAGAACGGATACTAACAGCAGAATCAACCCTTCAATCACTTCGATCGGAACTTGATCAATTCTCCTTTACAGATATTGGAGATGTAACCAACCTTGGAACTGGGGGAGGGGATCTCGTTGAGACAACTGAAAAAATCAACGAAGATGCGAAGGAATTTAGATATGAACAGGAACCAGATGGGGAGACTATCGAAGAGACGTTAAAACGAATTGAAGACCACCGCCGAGTGGATTTCAAAGACCTCCTGATGGAATATCACGATAATGGAGATACGATTGATCCAGAAGAGTTGTTGGATCGCATTCAGCGACTCTTTGTTCTCAACCAGATTGATATAGAAATCTCACAGCGGCGGGGGCGCTAA
- a CDS encoding ATP-binding protein, giving the protein MKLYIGQEIEEEDDVYIDASSARSILACGKRGTGKSYTLGNVVEEIHTETNDVVPLVIDPMGIYWTMAEENDDQRDLLWDWGVTEQGFPVNLLVPGDPEDRYGDDIVREFRSRGIDLNPLLLNPSDMSPDGWCDLFDLNINKPMGITLYRAIRELNEDDTPFYLPDIINKVEMDGSSSDRTKEALLNRLEMARDWDIFAGEYQDVWTTFDENRINVLDVSVLDPGQYGLRNLVVDVLGKELFRQRQDARRREEMGLRVEIPKVWLFIDEAHNFVPSGSSSLAKDMLIRWVKEGRQPGLSIVVASQQPSAIDSEVLSQCDITLCHKITTKEDIRSLDKLSQDYMGSNLKTYVRQIDNVGEAVFVDDDEETVQMVKIRPRKSQHGGGEA; this is encoded by the coding sequence ATGAAACTGTATATTGGACAAGAAATCGAAGAGGAAGACGATGTGTATATTGATGCATCAAGTGCCCGTTCAATACTCGCTTGCGGAAAGCGCGGAACGGGTAAAAGCTACACACTCGGGAATGTGGTGGAAGAGATACATACAGAAACAAATGATGTGGTACCGCTTGTCATCGACCCTATGGGAATCTATTGGACAATGGCTGAAGAGAATGATGACCAACGCGACCTGCTTTGGGATTGGGGGGTTACTGAACAAGGATTCCCGGTAAACCTTCTCGTACCCGGCGATCCTGAAGATCGATATGGTGACGATATTGTCCGTGAATTCCGGTCTCGCGGCATCGATCTAAATCCGCTCCTACTTAATCCATCAGACATGAGCCCTGATGGATGGTGCGACTTATTCGATCTGAATATCAACAAACCGATGGGTATCACTCTATATCGTGCTATAAGAGAGCTCAACGAAGACGATACCCCGTTCTATCTTCCAGACATCATTAATAAAGTCGAAATGGATGGATCCTCATCTGACCGTACAAAAGAGGCCCTGCTTAATCGGTTAGAAATGGCACGTGATTGGGATATTTTCGCAGGAGAGTATCAAGACGTGTGGACAACCTTTGATGAAAATCGGATTAACGTTCTTGATGTGAGTGTTCTTGATCCAGGGCAGTACGGGTTAAGAAATTTAGTGGTTGATGTCCTTGGAAAAGAACTCTTCAGACAACGGCAGGATGCTCGCCGTCGTGAAGAGATGGGACTAAGAGTCGAGATTCCGAAAGTTTGGCTCTTTATTGATGAAGCTCATAATTTCGTTCCGAGTGGATCATCATCCTTAGCGAAGGATATGCTAATTCGGTGGGTGAAAGAAGGTCGTCAGCCTGGCCTCTCAATTGTCGTTGCAAGTCAACAACCCTCTGCAATCGATAGCGAGGTCCTCTCTCAGTGTGATATCACTCTCTGTCACAAGATTACCACAAAGGAAGATATTAGATCACTAGATAAACTGAGTCAAGATTACATGGGGAGCAATCTGAAAACCTATGTCAGACAAATCGATAATGTGGGTGAAGCCGTCTTTGTTGACGATGATGAAGAGACCGTACAGATGGTAAAGATTCGACCTCGAAAAAGTCAGCATGGAGGCGGCGAAGCTTGA
- a CDS encoding GNAT family N-acetyltransferase, translating into MKSKLDKTVLPIQAASSINEVEAINDFFNSSEIKNDLHWFTYRDTLKRAFERGDRELYYVEETSGTLIGALMVWCESRILDKHEAQIRLVAVSRVGRGAGIGRYLCEEAEEFARSHGKEQMIADVVKGSSAVEFWKSIGYEVQSGWETKKGTEMLTVEKWL; encoded by the coding sequence TTGAAATCAAAGCTGGACAAGACTGTCCTTCCAATCCAAGCTGCATCATCAATCAATGAAGTAGAGGCCATCAATGATTTTTTTAATTCTTCCGAAATCAAGAACGATCTTCATTGGTTCACATATCGAGACACATTAAAACGTGCTTTTGAGAGAGGAGATCGAGAACTCTATTATGTTGAGGAAACGTCCGGAACTCTTATTGGAGCGTTGATGGTGTGGTGTGAGTCTAGAATTCTAGACAAACATGAAGCACAGATTCGTCTTGTCGCAGTCTCCAGGGTTGGCCGTGGTGCAGGGATTGGACGCTATCTGTGTGAAGAGGCAGAAGAGTTTGCTCGAAGCCATGGAAAGGAACAGATGATTGCAGATGTAGTAAAAGGGTCATCTGCTGTAGAATTTTGGAAATCGATTGGTTACGAGGTGCAATCTGGTTGGGAAACAAAGAAAGGGACAGAAATGTTAACCGTCGAGAAATGGCTATGA
- a CDS encoding winged helix-turn-helix domain-containing protein, translating into MTEDMGPFPHQNLASDGTLEQKQQEQILETLDDYPDGIGFNELLREVNDIISRNTLKSRLEKYEEESIVETPDDWRRGQKKKYRLTEKGRVPNNLEKQFEDGCKYIWEIWERVLDMYGEDTFSRGKVIQYVLNKRVRYGLVTSVSADATNQDYSPDIEIDSQQLPNPNKDDSIAEFYNTIAAELYKFYTETIFGKIYIETESKSSLLKKEIMLKTYDSTVDLRIQMNEMWNESEVPTLEFDSKS; encoded by the coding sequence ATGACTGAAGATATGGGGCCTTTCCCACATCAAAACTTAGCCAGTGATGGAACACTGGAACAAAAGCAACAAGAACAAATTCTTGAGACCTTAGATGATTATCCTGATGGGATCGGCTTTAATGAGCTACTGCGAGAAGTGAATGATATTATTTCTAGAAACACATTAAAAAGTCGGTTAGAAAAATACGAAGAAGAAAGTATTGTTGAAACACCAGACGATTGGCGTCGAGGTCAAAAGAAAAAATATAGACTAACTGAGAAGGGAAGAGTGCCAAACAACTTAGAGAAACAGTTTGAGGATGGATGCAAGTATATCTGGGAAATTTGGGAAAGAGTACTAGATATGTACGGAGAAGACACATTCTCACGTGGGAAAGTTATTCAATACGTACTTAATAAACGGGTTCGATATGGACTAGTAACTTCCGTATCAGCAGACGCAACTAATCAAGACTATTCTCCAGATATAGAGATTGATTCTCAACAACTACCAAATCCCAATAAAGATGATTCGATAGCCGAATTCTACAATACAATTGCAGCAGAATTGTATAAATTCTACACAGAGACAATTTTTGGGAAAATATATATCGAAACAGAATCAAAATCATCCCTTCTTAAAAAAGAGATAATGTTAAAAACATATGATAGTACTGTTGATCTTAGAATACAAATGAATGAGATGTGGAACGAATCTGAAGTCCCAACGCTTGAATTTGATTCAAAATCGTGA
- a CDS encoding GNAT family N-acetyltransferase: MTRPDPNSTQDQLRVRPAESEEDVYFLAQQEHHYFGPANDWPEEIPRNYLPIVGGNIPDSSENKTPLDAYGVIAEHSPSKTDQTVRIGGGVVLLYDRNDAADTLPPVGGFPHAIVCDVNAYLLFTVVDPAWQGQGIGRRILQDRLHWIDSTNAEMVFTCGWERDSNGSSRPLLSDAGFTEKRTIEGFYSDHSRRSCPDCGAWPTNDKMCQCRTTVWMKYL, from the coding sequence ATGACTAGACCTGACCCGAATAGCACTCAAGATCAGTTGCGTGTTCGGCCTGCTGAGAGTGAGGAAGACGTCTACTTTCTAGCTCAACAAGAGCATCATTACTTTGGACCTGCCAATGATTGGCCGGAAGAAATTCCACGCAATTACTTGCCAATTGTAGGGGGGAATATACCCGATAGCTCAGAAAATAAAACCCCACTAGATGCTTATGGTGTGATTGCTGAGCACTCACCCTCGAAAACCGACCAGACTGTTAGAATCGGAGGAGGTGTCGTATTACTCTATGATCGAAATGATGCTGCTGATACTTTACCCCCAGTCGGTGGTTTTCCTCATGCAATAGTCTGTGATGTGAATGCCTATCTATTATTCACTGTCGTTGACCCAGCATGGCAAGGACAAGGAATTGGTCGGAGAATCTTACAGGATCGGCTTCATTGGATCGACTCAACAAACGCAGAAATGGTCTTTACCTGTGGATGGGAGCGCGACTCTAATGGAAGCAGTCGACCGCTTCTTAGCGATGCTGGATTCACCGAAAAACGGACAATCGAAGGTTTCTATTCCGATCATAGCCGACGCTCATGTCCAGATTGCGGTGCTTGGCCAACCAACGATAAAATGTGTCAATGTCGTACAACAGTATGGATGAAATATCTATAA
- a CDS encoding TATA-box-binding protein yields MSAAVDTIEIQNVVASTGIDHELDLETLDEDLVGADFNPDNFPGLVYRTQDPKAAALIFRSGKVVCTGASSVDDVHEAINIVFGKLRDLGIPIDDSPEITVQNIVSSADLGEAMNLNAIAIGLGLEDVEYEPEQFPGLVYRMDNPEVVVLLFGSGKIVITGGQQPEDASVAVENMIEELEGLGLFSS; encoded by the coding sequence ATGAGTGCAGCCGTAGATACAATCGAAATTCAAAATGTAGTTGCATCGACTGGCATCGATCATGAACTGGATCTTGAAACCCTCGATGAAGACCTGGTAGGCGCGGACTTCAACCCAGACAACTTTCCAGGACTCGTGTACAGAACACAGGACCCCAAGGCAGCGGCACTCATTTTCCGGTCTGGAAAAGTCGTCTGCACCGGCGCATCAAGTGTTGATGATGTCCATGAGGCGATCAATATCGTGTTCGGAAAACTCCGGGATCTTGGAATACCAATCGATGATTCTCCAGAGATTACTGTCCAGAATATCGTCTCAAGTGCTGACCTTGGTGAAGCTATGAATCTCAATGCTATTGCAATCGGTCTTGGGCTTGAGGACGTTGAGTATGAACCCGAACAGTTCCCGGGACTGGTCTACCGGATGGATAATCCGGAAGTGGTAGTTTTGCTCTTCGGCAGTGGGAAAATCGTGATCACAGGCGGGCAACAACCAGAGGATGCCAGTGTTGCAGTGGAGAATATGATTGAGGAACTTGAGGGTCTGGGGCTATTTAGTAGCTGA
- the lrp gene encoding HTH-type transcriptional regulator Lrp — protein MTYDNLDSQLINALLGDGRASLRSLGEELDVSVTTVSNHINDLEAKGVIEGYTPIIDYGELGYGVTAIMQLKVEGAALTEIVDRLKDQDQIVSVYEVTGDYDIIALGKFGDTDGMNAQIKELLADVDIRESNTSVVLNAEKENRQFELDVDEE, from the coding sequence ATGACGTACGATAATTTAGACAGTCAGTTAATCAACGCACTACTCGGCGACGGTCGGGCCAGCCTGCGGAGTCTCGGAGAAGAGCTTGACGTGTCGGTAACTACTGTCTCAAATCACATCAACGATCTCGAAGCTAAAGGCGTCATCGAAGGCTATACGCCGATCATTGACTACGGCGAATTAGGCTACGGCGTTACTGCAATCATGCAGCTGAAGGTCGAAGGAGCCGCACTCACAGAAATTGTCGACCGGCTTAAAGACCAAGACCAGATCGTGAGTGTCTACGAGGTCACCGGTGATTACGACATCATTGCACTCGGGAAATTCGGTGACACAGATGGAATGAACGCACAAATCAAAGAACTGCTGGCCGACGTTGATATTCGAGAATCCAACACCAGCGTTGTACTCAACGCAGAGAAAGAAAATAGACAGTTTGAGCTTGATGTCGACGAGGAGTGA
- a CDS encoding DEAD/DEAH box helicase family protein, translating to MQVSFDDGTLLLEDAPDTVPYAEWDDRVDEYRARAQQYRDIREWANGTDGQVTLSESAATVESFTDDARSYSEFHFRPSVAIEPRDYQQEALAAWRDNGRRGSVVLPTGSGKTFLAVQAIADAGVSTLVVVPTIDLMNQWHATLTNAFGDQLPDGVGVLGGGSHDVSNLTVTTYDSAYRYINEYGDQFGLLVVDEVHHLPAPTYQQIPEMTIAPYRLGLTATYERADGEHDVLEDLLGEVVYREEVDKLAGEYLSEYETLHLQVELTADERERYDEEYQIYREYVDSHDFDLWKENGYQEFLKRTSYDPEGRRALIAKQRAEKIARTAEKKLDTLDNLLKRHYEDRTIIFTANNDFAYEISQEFVVPCITHQTETDERTEILERFRTGQYSMLATSQVLDEGIDVPAANVGIILSGSSSKRQYAQRLGRILRPTDENQPARLYEIISEDTMETYVSQHRRQGVN from the coding sequence ATGCAGGTCTCGTTCGATGATGGAACGCTTCTGCTCGAAGATGCTCCTGATACGGTCCCCTACGCTGAATGGGACGACCGTGTCGATGAGTATCGGGCACGAGCACAGCAGTACCGTGACATCCGGGAGTGGGCCAATGGAACTGACGGACAAGTCACTCTCTCCGAATCCGCAGCAACTGTCGAATCTTTCACCGACGATGCTCGCAGCTATTCTGAGTTCCATTTCAGACCATCTGTAGCCATTGAGCCACGTGATTATCAGCAAGAGGCCCTCGCTGCGTGGCGAGACAATGGGCGTCGCGGCAGTGTTGTGCTCCCAACCGGGAGCGGGAAGACGTTTCTCGCCGTCCAGGCCATCGCTGATGCTGGTGTCAGCACACTCGTTGTCGTCCCAACAATCGATCTGATGAACCAGTGGCACGCAACGCTGACCAATGCGTTCGGTGACCAGCTCCCAGATGGGGTTGGCGTTCTCGGTGGGGGAAGCCACGATGTGAGCAACCTTACGGTGACGACCTATGACTCTGCGTATCGGTACATCAACGAGTATGGAGATCAGTTCGGCTTGCTTGTCGTCGACGAAGTCCATCACCTCCCGGCTCCGACCTACCAGCAGATCCCTGAGATGACGATTGCGCCGTATCGACTCGGATTAACTGCCACCTACGAGCGTGCTGATGGAGAACACGATGTCCTGGAGGACCTTCTGGGGGAAGTAGTCTACAGAGAGGAAGTCGACAAGCTGGCAGGCGAGTACCTCAGCGAGTACGAAACGCTTCATCTCCAGGTTGAACTCACAGCTGACGAACGAGAGCGGTACGACGAGGAGTACCAGATCTACCGCGAGTATGTCGACAGTCACGACTTCGATCTGTGGAAAGAAAACGGCTACCAGGAGTTTCTCAAACGCACGTCGTACGATCCTGAAGGACGTCGAGCTCTAATTGCGAAGCAACGAGCCGAGAAGATTGCCCGCACTGCGGAGAAGAAACTCGACACACTCGATAATCTCCTGAAACGCCACTACGAGGACCGAACGATCATTTTCACCGCGAACAACGACTTCGCCTACGAAATCTCCCAGGAGTTCGTTGTTCCCTGCATCACACACCAGACCGAGACTGACGAACGGACAGAGATCTTGGAGCGGTTCCGTACAGGACAGTACTCAATGTTAGCGACATCCCAGGTGCTCGATGAGGGGATCGATGTTCCAGCAGCGAATGTCGGGATTATTCTTTCGGGGAGTTCATCCAAGCGGCAGTATGCACAGCGGTTAGGACGAATCCTCCGTCCAACCGATGAGAACCAACCAGCCCGCCTCTACGAGATCATCTCCGAGGACACGATGGAAACCTATGTCTCTCAACACCGTCGACAGGGGGTGAACTGA
- a CDS encoding DUF790 family protein — protein sequence MLTADLARSRRSDGQIRPSFIDPDEQRYRETAAELIGIFEEHLGEPKGELEDTIDELTVSDTDYKIVQGLAKLLTDECEFEVIAPVEPREIRQELFEVANGNQPIVRQPTLGDDTNSLWVYSTVADRLGISLEDCYRGMYADLEENKRLVRFGDLVFDDHHQTDDSSTTTRLTGDSEESYADDTISVEWLLTRYNLALAQAVLYDATEMRVRVWDSFATVFSYVKLFGLMHRIYPIDNTGARVGSTDLADGYEARLDGAASLFSKSRKYGIRMANFLPALPLCDRWEMEADVLTDEGKSSNSTLSFELDHTEGLSSHYSAQSDFDSDVERTLAKKWDRATTDWELRREDDVLDLGAEVMLPDFAIEHPDGQRAMFEIVGFWTPEYLEEKLAKIRAADRDNLIVAVSERLDCSAEDFEGIDNRVLWFKSGIHVYDVVELAEEYAVEAS from the coding sequence GTGCTGACAGCTGATCTAGCCCGCTCTCGACGTTCTGACGGTCAGATTCGACCGTCATTCATTGATCCAGACGAGCAACGATACCGGGAGACAGCCGCAGAACTGATTGGCATCTTTGAAGAGCATCTTGGCGAGCCGAAAGGCGAGTTAGAGGACACAATTGATGAGTTGACTGTCTCGGACACGGACTACAAAATTGTCCAGGGACTGGCGAAGCTACTCACAGACGAGTGTGAATTCGAGGTGATTGCTCCCGTAGAGCCACGAGAGATACGGCAGGAACTCTTCGAGGTAGCAAATGGGAACCAACCGATAGTCCGCCAACCAACGTTAGGAGATGATACTAACTCGCTGTGGGTCTACAGCACAGTTGCTGATCGACTTGGGATTTCACTCGAAGACTGCTATCGGGGGATGTACGCCGACTTGGAGGAAAACAAACGGCTTGTTCGGTTTGGTGATCTCGTTTTCGATGATCACCACCAAACCGACGATTCGTCGACAACCACGCGACTCACCGGTGACAGCGAAGAATCCTATGCGGACGATACGATCAGCGTTGAGTGGCTGTTGACTCGCTATAATCTCGCGTTGGCACAAGCTGTGCTGTATGATGCGACTGAGATGCGGGTACGGGTCTGGGATTCATTTGCGACAGTGTTCAGCTACGTCAAGTTGTTCGGCCTGATGCATCGTATCTATCCAATCGACAACACTGGAGCACGTGTTGGGAGTACAGACCTTGCCGATGGCTACGAAGCGCGCCTGGATGGCGCCGCATCGCTGTTTTCGAAGTCACGAAAATACGGCATTCGAATGGCGAATTTTCTGCCTGCTCTCCCGCTGTGTGATCGGTGGGAAATGGAAGCAGACGTACTCACAGATGAGGGAAAATCATCTAATTCGACGCTTTCGTTTGAACTTGACCATACCGAAGGGTTGTCGTCGCATTACTCGGCCCAAAGTGATTTTGACAGTGATGTTGAACGAACGCTCGCAAAGAAGTGGGACCGAGCTACGACCGATTGGGAACTCCGACGTGAGGATGATGTCCTGGATTTGGGCGCAGAAGTGATGCTGCCCGACTTTGCGATTGAACATCCTGATGGTCAACGAGCGATGTTCGAGATCGTCGGCTTTTGGACGCCGGAGTATCTCGAAGAGAAACTGGCGAAGATACGGGCTGCCGACCGCGACAATCTCATTGTTGCCGTTTCAGAGCGACTCGATTGTTCGGCAGAGGATTTTGAGGGGATAGACAACCGTGTTCTCTGGTTCAAATCCGGTATTCACGTCTATGATGTTGTAGAGTTAGCTGAAGAATACGCTGTAGAGGCCTCTTAG